The genomic window TCTGAAAACGACATACCACGTCCTTTGAAGGTTGTTTGATATTCACCTGCAAAAAGATGATTGGATAAACCTTTGGTTTTTATCTCAATCCGTCTAACTTTTTTAATTATTTCAGACGTATCCATTATTAAGGTACTTCAACAGCATTTAAAATGTCATTGATAATGTCTTCGCTCATCACGTTTTCTGCTTCTGCTTCATAACTCAAACCAATTCGGTGACGCAATACATCATGACAAACAGCTCTGACATCTTCTGGGATAACATAACCTCTTCGTTTCATAAATGCATATGCCCTGGAAGCAAGAGCCAAAAAGATACTTGCACGGGGGGATGCCCCATAGTTTATCAAGCCATTTAATTTCTCGAGTTTTACATCTTCAGGTTTTCTTGTAGCAAAAACAATATCCAGAATATAATTCTCAATTTTTTCATCCATATAAACCTCACGCACAATATTTCGTGCTTTGATTAACTCAGCAGGCTTTACTACTTTATTTACGGCTTGTGGAATGTTCGTAATATTTTGTCTGACAATAAGTCGTTCTTCTTCCTTTTTTGGATAAGAAATTTTGACTTTCAGCATGAAACGGTCAACCTGCGCTTCGGGTAATGGATAAGTCCCTTCCTGTTCGATTGGATTTTGAGTG from Bacteroidota bacterium includes these protein-coding regions:
- a CDS encoding MoxR family ATPase, coding for DLIGTMIYNQAKNNFVVKKGPVFANFILADEINRAPAKVQSALLEAMQEKQVTIGDESFLLEEPFLVMATQNPIEQEGTYPLPEAQVDRFMLKVKISYPKKEEERLIVRQNITNIPQAVNKVVKPAELIKARNIVREVYMDEKIENYILDIVFATRKPEDVKLEKLNGLINYGASPRASIFLALASRAYAFMKRRGYVIPEDVRAVCHDVLRHRIGLSYEAEAENVMSEDIINDILNAVEVP